TCCGCCGTGCCCtacttttggggtagggcttcatgagATAGTTCCGCagagggaaggcatcatcgccaagcaGGAAGTAGTCTACAGGAGCTCCATTTGTTGCATCTGGTAGGGCCTCAGGTTGGGGAAGGTTTGCTTCCTGTTTTGCCAGCATTTCACACCGgtgggtctgggcaaatacaccaccgtctgactctgacccagtGGCACCCACGTCCACGTAGAGGAACTTATATGAAGCATCAACAATGGCAAGTAGAATCATGGAAAAGAACTTCTTGTAATTGTAGTAATGCGTACCACCAAGGGGAGGGTTATGGAGCCTGATGTGTTTGCCGTCTATTGCTCCAATTACATGGGGGAAGTTCCACTGTTCGTCAAACCCACGGGCAACCTGCTTCCAAGCCTctggtgtttgtggcacctgcagttcctcatctccaAAGGCAGAAACAATGGTCCTGCAGGCCTCAGGTACAATGCAACtgatggtgttgtgggctactcGGAATGCacattgcagactcttgtatgagtCACCCGTGGCGAGGAAACGTAGGGTGATAGCCACACGCTGTCCTGGTGTAAGGGGTTCCCTCCAAAATGTGTGTTgcttctgaatgtagggtgtgacacGTTCAACTATTTCACTGAATATGTCTCTGTCAGTTCGCGTAAAATTCCTGTATAGTTCTGGGTTTTCGGTTGCcagctcctccatcaggttgtcatagtggCCTAGCTCCACTCTTCTTTGCAAGTACGGCCAAGCCCAAACCCTCCTCagcctcctcctttttttctgattttcaattgCAATGTAGGCCTTCAGAACTTCCACCAATACCATGCAGTGCACATACTCCACAACGGCCTCCATTGCGTTTCTTTGTTGTCTGTGTGCTGGTGTTATAAGGGCAAGGATGTCCTCAATgttctccatgttgattcagcagcagGGGAATACTTCTTGCTACAGGGAGGCGGTGAATGGCACTGCAAACACATGTGCACAGCACGGCCCTTTTGTATCTGGCGTATACCCGCTGATGTACATGGGGATATCGTGAGGACGTTGTGAAGTCGTAACGCACAAGGTtacatatacggtatacatacgtgggtgttacttgctctgccacgcactacttgtGGGGGTGTGCCTATTGTCGTGGCAGTTCACGTAAGCATCCCGTCAATCTTGCACAGTGCGTAGGCTTAATACGCATTACTCCGTGCTTACGTTATGGTGTCGTTATGTTAACTTATGGACATCGGCCTTTGACATGTATCCACTTGATCACGCCGACAAACCCTACAGTATGGCCACATTTCACATGCATAAACATGCGTGGGTtgatatgtgaatgtgtgaacggACCTTAAAAGCATCAGACGGCAAGCCCTGCATGCTGAGCACGCACACATCCACAGGCCTAAGGTAAgtcagaagcaattagtcctcTAGCCAGTTCTGTTTCTCTCCgtgaatttatctatttttattttccgaattttcacttttcattctcctaaccaAACACCTTTTGTTCAACCAGTCTACCGacaaagcagcccatgattcgccccatgacttgtcctaaactcaatttaattcaattcagtgatcagcagtcgattactccctccatagtgttaccacgggctaattaaatttaattaatcaactcctccatggtgcattttttAGTTTAGTGTAAGAGAAACTCCTTTATGTTGAATGCTAATCCTGGATTCTCTTCCACGGTCCTCGCTACTATtctgctcagtcgacccagccttgtgaactcaaatcatcttaaGAGTATCGCCATTTTCTGAAGACCAAGGAAGTCCAGATAGCAGCTCCCATGGCTTATCTGTCCCCCATTTTGCGCAAGAGCCAGTTAACCGCGATTGATTCAAGCCTTATTACGCTTCCTAATTAGGGGCGTGCTATTCACGTCCtcgtagttttcattttttttattttgcttgcctTCTGAATCATCAGTTCCAGATTCATCttttgattgcttcatttgtaaataaattcattgtaacgtaacCAGTGACTCCATTTTCCCAGCGAGCCTTCCAGTCCGTGATTTACTAATGGTGATATCAGGGTAAGttatccattttccccttcattttgttacaggttggtattCTCTGTTGGTCCCTTAAGGCAATAACTAATAAGAAACCCCTACACCTCCCTCCAACGAGAAccaatctgtaatatatatatatatatatatatatatatatatatatatatatatatatatatatatatatatatatacatacacatctacaaatacatacatacatacatacatacatgcatacacatacatacatgcattttatacattcatacacagaaATGAGCCACAAATACAAAGTAATAtcaatttcacttttctttaGAAATGACCTACAGGTTCACCCAGACTAAGCAAGATTCGAATACATCCTTTTAGGATTTGTTACAGAAACAAGTGTCTCATCAATTGAAAATTCCGTTTGACTGTATGGTAAAATTAACTGAATTGTTAAGAGAAATTTGCCCTtcctttatacacacatacacacactacacacacacacacacacacacatatatatatatatatatatatatatatatatatatatatatatatatatatatatatatatgtgtgtgtgtgtgtgtgtttgtaatgataatatatatatatatatatatatatatatatatatatatatatatatatatatatatatatatatatatatatatatatatatatatactctctatatatatatatataaatatatatatataaatatatatatatatatatatatatatatatatatatatatatctactctctctatatgtataatatatatatatatatatatatatactcttatatatatatatatatatatatatatgctctctctctatatatatatatatatatttatatatatatatatatatatatatatatatatatgtaagcagacagaattaacaccttttttgGTGTGTGTGCTCAACGATCTTGTTCCTGAAAgcaggcgtatgaacgttcgctcacgtaGCAcccatctatttttctctctttctctctctctcttctctctctctctctctctctctctcaccgtgtatcacctctctctctctctctgtgtatagcctctctctctctactctcatcGTTTTCAGTTCACCACGAATCTAGCTCATTCTCTcgtcaattaaatggaccatttaaagaaactataATAGTTCctacaaaataagtttattattcaaataacccaacaagaaatgaataaaataaagcaaagagaAGTTGCGTgtctataataaatgaaatgtcaggttagataactaaactctgaactgcaaagcCACTTCTGATTAAAGAGTCTCACTATATTCAGCAGCCTGAAAATGTCAAACTCCGCCATATAGtgtaattagtcatgtcaaaaaagcagtctaccacatgttattcagaACCAGttacactgtccaccgacatctgtccacagacatctgcttgggaagaatcaaacatgatgaaaactcccaaaaatgtGAAATGCAAAGCTgtatggaaagtgtaaaatgcatagccaagatatgtaGTAACATGAcacaataatatgaaagggcaTGAATGTTCATGTTGATCTCACGCAGTTCAAAAGTTTCATAACCagttagaaaatcatggtaaaaatcacaagttcaatttctccCCATAAAGCAAAGTTCAGATCTACCTTATCTGCACGTTCAGCCTGGATCCTCTCTAAAATAAGTGGAGCAACTGcggttctatcacgttaatgagcGATCAAACtctttttagggcagattttgttCAATCTAGATCAAGTTAACGCGCATGCTCACGAATAACTCATAACCAGCTGgaatcacctgactggcaatgtGCTGAGAATcgactatttgctgaacacaaagattttacctcgagtctctcgacctacacTTCCATCTGACTCCGCAGAATTCTTTCAtctcacatcttaaagcattgaagctgaAATGCATATAATCCTTTAAAATTTAGCATGCAATGCACTGAAATGAGCTTCGGCCACCACATAAGGCGTctgctctccttaacggcaaataaaacaaagcatatgtataaaacataacagaataggactatgctcaattagcaatgtctgcACTGCAGCTTGGAGTTCTCTCATGACACGCTTCCAAAAGTCACTGGGTTGAGTTCTTAGACCTTTACATAATCTGCaaacgaataagctttactacccccacagcaaaattatcagtaaaacagcctattaagacaattaaaattattaaacttaatatattctgatactggaacatcacggaatcgtcaatgtcttcaaCGGTGGAACCAATCATTGctttggttgtaggtacctccactgcaaatgctcgttatgcgtatggcGCATAAGGTATCTTCTCGGAGCTGTTGTTGTTGAATACCTTGCGGCTAAGTgcagaaagtccgtagacaggattctgcggAGATGAATCAGGCTGCTGGACCCTCTCAAGTGAGCAGATGTAAATCGActttgttgctctggcacatcattgtaactgcatactccttgcaaaaacacagctgggaagagtactggtggactcaatgtaaAGGTAATCTACATAGAACTGTCTAAGTCACATTCTgtggagtctgtctatgaactaatgacaaCTCACAGCCACCCACAGACTGGCTAGCCACTGGAAAATACTGCTGTACACACacctctctaactaaagcacaactcgtcttacaatcaactcccAGACCTTgacattgatctcccaaaatgaacataggTCTCTACTCTATCCATGTCACTGCTGAGTCTCCAAAAACACtcaaaggtctaataacaaaaaggtttcatgttactgaaccagaAAACCATAATGCAAAAAGTCAAACACTCTGTGTGAACTAATTCCAGTTGTATCtccagaataatcacagtcaactcactattaaacACAACAATAGGAACTCACTcgcaaaaaaaattctatcaaacACTAAAGGTATCATATCTAAgtaaaaagacatgaaagttctactctagTTGTAattatttcgcaacacctgataactctcaacaaaatagcaattggccgtaatggcaatcgctcccatgatcataacagtacaattactcacaatacagctccttaattttaaaaaaagaagctggaaaaaatccaaacactcaaatacgatctcccaaccgaAAAAAGAATCAGACATTTACGATTCGATCTCATAAATACCTCCCCaagaaaaaatcctaaacaacacacatattaaAAATCCAGATGATacaaacacatcataacacaataacacactataCACAGGTCAAATCTCATGCTAGAAGTGTATGTCTCAATTTCCAAAATCATTCAGctaaatgattaagaacttccaacctcaaaatgaacaagagataaaaaaataaaaagaata
This genomic stretch from Macrobrachium rosenbergii isolate ZJJX-2024 chromosome 23, ASM4041242v1, whole genome shotgun sequence harbors:
- the LOC136851129 gene encoding uncharacterized protein encodes the protein MENIEDILALITPAHRQQRNAMEAVVEYVHCMVLVEVLKAYIAIENQKKRRRLRRVWAWPYLQRRVELGHYDNLMEELATENPELYRNFTRTDRDIFSEIVERVTPYIQKQHTFWREPLTPGQRVAITLRFLATGDSYKSLQCAFRVAHNTISCIVPEACRTIVSAFGDEELQVPQTPEAWKQVARGFDEQWNFPHVIGAIDGKHIRLHNPPLGGTHYYNYKKFFSMILLAIVDASYKFLYVDVGATGSESDGGVFAQTHRCEMLAKQEANLPQPEALPDATNGAPVDYFLLGDDAFPLRNYLMKPYPKSRARRTVENAFGILASKFRVLHTSVCIKPDCAESVVLAACVLHNHIIT